The Phragmites australis chromosome 15, lpPhrAust1.1, whole genome shotgun sequence genome window below encodes:
- the LOC133893406 gene encoding DDRGK domain-containing protein 1-like: MDGGGVLGAVVCVLLVFAIFPLLLWRRRSDNHHHRLPPQPLQEAGVVRGGAAPRRMRRRPAATAGATSSAASTSHDAAEDDGESEEEEVPEGYNVPKSSKKEKKRLEREQQRQAEEAARDSRRNKHDRYEEMRRKKDEEREAQERLLEEEARARKAKEEEVAALEFEKWKGAFSVDAEGTTESEMQDDGQGLLHNFVEYIKKQKCVPLEDLAAEFRMRTQDCINRIITLESMDRLSGVMDDRGKFIYISAEEMKAVAEYIRKQGRVSISHLASNSNQFIHLEPKAQYDEESHQDDSAAVGTEP, translated from the exons atggacggcggcggcgtgctCGGCGCCGTGGTGTGCGTGCTGCTGGTCTTCGCCAtcttccccctcctcctctggcGTCGCCGCTCTgacaaccaccaccaccgcctcccGCCCCAGCCTCTCCAG GAGGCAGGGGTGGTCCGCGGtggcgccgcgccgcgccgcatGCGTCGGAGGCCTGCGGCTACTGCTGGCGCCACCTCCTCTGCCGCATCCACAAGCCACGATG CTGCGGAGGACGATGGGGAaagtgaagaggaggaggtcCCGGAGGGTTACAACGTCCCCAAATcctccaagaaggagaagaaaagactGGAGCGGGAGCAACAGCGTCAG GCTGAAGAAGCTGCACGGGACTCTAGGAGGAATAAACATGATCGATACGAGGaaatgaggaggaagaaggacgAGGAGCGTGAGGCACAAGAGAGATTATTG gaagaagaagctagggCACGAAAagcaaaggaggaggaggtcgctgCTCTTGAGTTTGAGAAATGGAAAGGTGCCTTTTCAGTTGATGCTGAAGGTACAACAGAGAGTGAGATGCAAGATGATGGTCAGGGTTTGCTTCACAACTTTGTGGAGTACATCAAG AAGCAGAAGTGTGTTCCCTTAGAGGACCTGGCAGCAGAGTTCAGGATGCGAACCCAG GACTGCATCAACCGAATTATTACACTGGaaagcatgg ATAGATTATCTGGTGTGATGGATGATCGTGGGAAGTTCATATACATATCCGCTGAGGAGATGAAGGCTGTTGCAGAATACATCAGGAAACAAGGGAGAGTAAGCATATCACATTTGGCCAGCAACTCAAACCAATTTATCCATTTGGAGCCGAAGGCCCAGTACGATGAGGAGAGTCATCAAGATGACAGTGCTGCAGTAGGCACAGAGCCAtga